One genomic region from Amycolatopsis sp. FBCC-B4732 encodes:
- a CDS encoding dihydrofolate reductase family protein has translation MGRVIAEISVSADGIVAGPGSSAEHRLGEDGGLLHEWLFEGTDADGEVAAKLFEGTGAFVLGRTMFEVGVDTWGDDGTFEKPVYVVTNRPHEPVVKGPTTFTFVTEGVENALEQAKAAAGADNVVVMGGGTTLRQFLSAGLVDELRLHVIPLLFGHGVRLFDGPPGEHVRLKRTAVAETPNATHLIFDVLR, from the coding sequence ATGGGGAGAGTCATCGCGGAAATCAGCGTGTCGGCCGACGGGATCGTGGCCGGGCCGGGATCCAGTGCCGAACACCGGCTCGGCGAGGACGGCGGCCTGCTGCACGAGTGGCTGTTCGAGGGCACCGACGCCGACGGCGAAGTCGCGGCGAAGCTGTTCGAAGGCACCGGCGCGTTCGTGCTCGGCCGGACGATGTTCGAAGTCGGCGTCGACACCTGGGGCGACGACGGCACCTTCGAGAAGCCGGTCTACGTCGTCACGAACCGGCCGCACGAACCGGTCGTGAAGGGCCCGACGACGTTCACGTTCGTCACCGAAGGTGTCGAGAACGCGCTGGAGCAGGCGAAAGCCGCGGCCGGCGCGGACAACGTCGTCGTCATGGGCGGGGGCACGACGCTACGGCAGTTCCTGAGCGCCGGGCTGGTCGACGAGCTCCGCCTGCACGTGATCCCGCTGCTCTTCGGCCACGGCGTCCGGCTCTTCGACGGCCCGCCCGGCGAGCACGTCCGGCTGAAGCGCACCGCGGTGGCCGAGACGCCGAACGCCACCCACCTGATCTTCGACGTGCTCCGCTAA
- a CDS encoding maleylpyruvate isomerase N-terminal domain-containing protein, with protein sequence MTVEQWESVRAALPDVGGRFADLVASVPDAHANSLGEWSIAETASHVGMIALMYTAMIRGDGGPLPLPGLEDPIDSASIDTIGRMNELALELYPERDPARLAERLRADIAEVLLVSADLDPEKPVWWLGGSRVPVAGVLAHLVNEMLLHGLDIARALRRPWPIPARYEAMFLELFLFGMVRNDMGSLLDDATPSARRIAVEFRSAYTKPGVLALQHGKLRFEEPDGTADVRLRFDPAVLVPMMFGRISRPRAVLTGGVRIGGRRPWLLPAFLRTVRMP encoded by the coding sequence GTGACGGTCGAACAGTGGGAGTCGGTGCGCGCAGCCCTGCCGGACGTCGGCGGCCGGTTCGCGGATCTGGTGGCGAGCGTGCCGGACGCGCACGCGAACTCGCTCGGCGAGTGGTCGATCGCCGAAACGGCGTCGCACGTGGGCATGATCGCGCTGATGTACACGGCGATGATCCGCGGCGACGGCGGCCCGCTCCCGTTGCCGGGCCTCGAAGACCCGATCGATTCGGCGAGCATCGACACGATCGGCCGGATGAACGAGCTCGCCCTCGAGCTCTACCCGGAACGCGACCCGGCCCGCCTGGCCGAGCGCCTGCGCGCGGACATCGCCGAGGTCCTGCTGGTCAGCGCGGACCTCGACCCGGAGAAGCCGGTCTGGTGGCTGGGCGGTTCGCGCGTCCCGGTGGCGGGCGTCCTCGCGCACCTGGTCAACGAGATGCTCCTGCACGGCCTCGACATCGCCCGCGCCCTCCGGCGGCCGTGGCCGATCCCGGCGCGGTACGAGGCGATGTTCCTGGAGCTGTTCCTGTTCGGCATGGTCCGCAACGACATGGGCAGCCTGCTCGACGACGCGACGCCGTCCGCGCGCCGCATCGCGGTCGAATTCCGGTCGGCGTACACGAAGCCGGGCGTACTGGCGCTGCAGCACGGGAAGCTGCGCTTCGAGGAACCGGACGGCACGGCGGACGTCCGCCTGCGCTTCGACCCGGCGGTGCTGGTCCCGATGATGTTCGGCCGGATTTCCCGGCCCAGAGCGGTCTTGACGGGCGGCGTCCGGATCGGCGGGCGGCGGCCGTGGCTGCTCCCGGCGTTCCTGCGGACGGTGCGGATGCCTTAG
- a CDS encoding CHAT domain-containing tetratricopeptide repeat protein, whose translation MVASPKAEDRVRDLHRRAVAATNDGQPVVGGRLIRSAARLLGLPATAPPPGWPAWPDLATRVLGTYAAVETALGNSARGLALLDEADVLVSDAGRGILRQQRGLVFILIGRMDEALTCFDEAIPLLRQAGEFVVLARTLLNRAMLHQYAGRVRLALADLDQCEQIGAGQPEEEGLARIFAKAAHGRGQARVLTGDIPGALRDFDAASGFYAEQSVGMLPVLAVDKARALLAAGVPQEAAAELDAALEQFPRLRMNQEHAEAELTRALATLASGDPATARSWAGRAERRFRRRGNETWAAVAQLTALRADFAAGRRIARVAVEATALAGRLTGLGLRNDAEIAGLLAARARIALGDLDGARAGIAPRDRRTAPLENRLVRRLALAELGAATGHRRVTFANARAGLAQLQRHRSRFGSVDLQTATTSLGKELADAGLAAALAQRSPGVVFRWLDRSRAQAFRFRPVRPPAHPETVDAVAELRYLSMQIRAGELSGKPDAQAVKRCAALEREIRAKGWQAEGTDVDHPEAKLREIGDELAATGSAMVCFLADHGSLCAQVIADHRVALVELGPASAVAEPVARLHSDLDALCGRQLPPQLDRVIRRSVRTQVTALDAILLAPLAARLGDLDVVVVPTGALSAIPWGLLPTVRGRPVTVTPSSSAWFDAGRRPRRADGAPLLVAGSDLTHADTEISSLAPLYPEAEVLTGPDATVAATLKAFDGCRLAHFAAHGHHEQENVLFSRLNLADGPLMAYDVQQLATAPEQVVLSSCDVGQTVVRAGDEVLGFTAALLYGGSRTVVSSVARVDDRTAGGVMLAFHRALAAGTPPARALADAATAEPLMPFVCFGRS comes from the coding sequence GTGGTCGCGTCGCCGAAGGCGGAAGACCGGGTGCGCGACCTGCATCGGCGTGCGGTCGCGGCGACCAACGACGGCCAGCCCGTGGTCGGTGGGCGCCTGATCCGTTCCGCCGCACGGCTTCTGGGGCTGCCCGCGACCGCGCCGCCGCCCGGGTGGCCGGCCTGGCCCGACCTCGCCACGCGCGTGCTCGGCACGTACGCGGCCGTCGAAACCGCGCTGGGCAACAGCGCGCGCGGCCTCGCCCTGCTCGACGAGGCCGACGTCCTCGTCTCCGACGCCGGGCGCGGGATCCTGCGCCAGCAACGCGGTCTGGTGTTCATCCTCATCGGACGGATGGACGAGGCGCTCACCTGCTTCGACGAGGCGATCCCGCTGCTGCGGCAGGCCGGCGAGTTCGTCGTGCTCGCCCGGACGCTGCTCAACCGCGCGATGCTGCACCAGTACGCCGGTCGCGTGCGGCTCGCGCTCGCCGACCTCGACCAGTGCGAGCAGATCGGCGCCGGCCAGCCCGAAGAAGAAGGCCTGGCCAGGATCTTCGCGAAGGCCGCGCACGGCCGCGGGCAGGCTCGGGTGCTGACCGGCGACATCCCGGGCGCGCTGCGCGACTTCGACGCGGCGAGCGGGTTCTACGCCGAGCAGAGCGTCGGGATGCTGCCCGTGCTGGCCGTCGACAAGGCGCGGGCGCTGCTCGCCGCCGGGGTGCCGCAGGAAGCCGCCGCCGAACTGGACGCCGCGCTCGAACAGTTCCCGCGGCTGCGGATGAACCAGGAGCACGCCGAAGCCGAGCTCACGCGCGCGTTGGCCACGCTCGCGAGCGGCGACCCGGCGACCGCGCGCAGCTGGGCCGGGCGCGCGGAACGGCGGTTTCGCCGCCGGGGCAACGAAACCTGGGCCGCGGTCGCGCAGCTGACCGCGCTGCGCGCGGACTTCGCGGCCGGACGGCGGATCGCCCGCGTCGCCGTGGAAGCGACCGCGCTCGCCGGCCGGCTCACCGGGCTGGGCCTGCGCAACGACGCCGAAATCGCGGGGCTGCTGGCCGCACGGGCGCGGATCGCGCTCGGCGACCTCGACGGCGCCCGCGCCGGCATCGCACCCCGCGACCGCCGGACCGCTCCGCTGGAAAACCGGCTCGTCCGGCGGCTCGCGCTGGCCGAACTCGGCGCCGCGACCGGCCACCGGCGCGTGACGTTCGCGAACGCGCGGGCCGGGCTCGCCCAGCTGCAGCGGCACCGCAGCCGCTTCGGCAGCGTCGACCTGCAGACCGCGACGACGTCGCTGGGCAAGGAACTCGCCGACGCCGGTCTCGCCGCCGCGCTCGCCCAGCGGTCGCCGGGGGTGGTGTTCCGCTGGCTCGACCGCTCGCGCGCGCAGGCGTTCCGGTTCCGGCCGGTGCGCCCGCCCGCGCACCCCGAGACCGTGGACGCCGTCGCCGAGCTGCGGTACCTCTCGATGCAGATCCGCGCGGGCGAGCTGTCCGGGAAGCCGGACGCGCAGGCCGTGAAGCGCTGCGCCGCGCTGGAACGCGAAATCCGCGCCAAGGGCTGGCAGGCCGAGGGCACCGACGTGGACCACCCCGAGGCGAAGCTGCGCGAGATCGGCGACGAGCTGGCCGCCACCGGCAGCGCGATGGTCTGCTTCCTCGCCGACCACGGTTCGCTGTGCGCGCAGGTGATCGCCGACCACCGGGTCGCGCTGGTCGAGCTCGGCCCGGCCTCGGCCGTCGCGGAGCCGGTCGCGCGGCTGCACAGCGACCTCGACGCGTTGTGCGGGCGCCAGCTGCCGCCGCAGCTGGACCGGGTCATCCGCCGGTCGGTGCGGACGCAGGTCACCGCGCTGGACGCGATCCTGCTGGCGCCGCTGGCCGCCCGGCTCGGCGACCTCGACGTCGTCGTCGTGCCGACCGGGGCGCTGTCGGCGATCCCGTGGGGGCTGCTGCCGACGGTGCGCGGCCGGCCGGTGACGGTCACGCCGTCGTCGTCGGCCTGGTTCGACGCGGGCCGCCGTCCGCGCCGCGCGGACGGGGCGCCGCTGCTGGTCGCGGGCTCGGACCTGACCCACGCGGACACCGAGATCTCGTCGCTGGCGCCGCTGTACCCGGAGGCGGAGGTGCTGACCGGCCCGGACGCGACGGTCGCGGCGACGCTCAAGGCGTTCGACGGCTGCCGGCTCGCCCACTTCGCCGCGCACGGCCACCACGAGCAGGAGAACGTGCTGTTCTCCCGGCTCAACCTCGCCGACGGGCCGCTGATGGCCTACGACGTCCAGCAGCTCGCGACGGCGCCGGAGCAGGTGGTGCTGTCGTCGTGCGACGTCGGCCAGACCGTGGTCCGCGCGGGTGACGAGGTCCTCGGCTTCACGGCGGCGCTGCTCTACGGCGGCAGCCGCACGGTGGTCTCGAGCGTGGCGCGGGTCGACGACCGGACCGCGGGCGGGGTGATGCTGGCGTTCCACCGCGCACTGGCGGCCGGGACGCCGCCGGCACGGGCGCTGGCGGACGCGGCCACGGCCGAACCGCTGATGCCGTTCGTCTGTTTCGGTCGCAGCTGA
- a CDS encoding DUF4232 domain-containing protein, which translates to MKRILLGIGTAAGAFVLAACGTSTAAPAPAAGSGSGSGSANGAAAAPAGGGVAAASTATPRCTTADLEVLLGKPAEKNDAPGQYDLPLTYRNTTDHTCGLYGVPGVDLAGPDDPAFGPVYHLTRVDNGVKYNEVTPGTTASATITVVKPADGEPTWTPSRLNTIPPGSTKALTADWPAGLPVLRQDAATHPGSYVNGILADPA; encoded by the coding sequence ATGAAGCGCATCTTGCTGGGGATCGGCACGGCGGCGGGGGCCTTCGTGCTGGCGGCGTGCGGGACGTCCACGGCGGCCCCGGCGCCCGCAGCAGGCTCCGGGTCCGGGTCCGGCTCCGCGAACGGCGCGGCGGCGGCTCCGGCGGGCGGCGGGGTGGCCGCGGCGTCGACCGCGACGCCCCGGTGCACCACGGCCGACCTGGAGGTCCTGCTGGGCAAGCCGGCCGAGAAGAACGACGCGCCGGGCCAGTACGACCTCCCGCTGACCTACCGGAACACGACGGACCACACGTGCGGTCTGTACGGCGTCCCGGGCGTCGACCTGGCCGGCCCGGACGACCCGGCGTTCGGCCCGGTGTACCACCTGACGCGCGTCGACAACGGCGTGAAGTACAACGAGGTCACCCCGGGGACGACGGCGTCGGCGACGATCACGGTGGTGAAGCCGGCGGACGGCGAGCCGACGTGGACGCCGTCGAGGCTGAACACGATCCCGCCCGGGTCGACGAAGGCGCTGACCGCGGACTGGCCGGCCGGCCTGCCGGTCCTCCGCCAGGACGCGGCGACCCACCCGGGTTCGTACGTGAACGGCATCCTCGCCGACCCGGCCTGA
- a CDS encoding DUF4232 domain-containing protein: protein MKRAGTALIVGGLAAGGLLLAGGAANAMPSDHPCGASDVTVTVAPDPSNAAGHEAYVLTYTAASPTTNCKLEGAPTAVGFLAGGQRLPIAVTTDASEAVPVNLRDGHPAVSRIVQRSAAAPAAAEFVTFDLPTGPYGQPVSVAWPAGAPVKGETVQVTPVGN, encoded by the coding sequence ATGAAGCGAGCTGGTACCGCGCTGATCGTCGGGGGTCTGGCGGCCGGTGGGCTGCTGCTGGCCGGCGGGGCGGCGAACGCCATGCCGAGCGACCACCCGTGCGGCGCGTCGGACGTGACCGTGACCGTGGCCCCGGACCCGTCGAACGCGGCCGGGCACGAGGCTTATGTGCTCACCTACACGGCGGCGTCGCCGACCACGAACTGCAAGCTCGAGGGCGCGCCGACCGCGGTGGGCTTCCTCGCCGGCGGGCAGCGGCTGCCGATCGCGGTGACGACGGACGCCTCCGAGGCGGTCCCGGTGAACCTGCGCGACGGGCACCCGGCGGTGTCCCGGATCGTCCAGCGCTCGGCCGCGGCGCCTGCGGCCGCCGAGTTCGTCACGTTCGACCTGCCGACCGGGCCGTACGGCCAGCCGGTGAGCGTCGCGTGGCCGGCGGGGGCGCCGGTGAAGGGCGAGACCGTCCAGGTCACGCCGGTCGGCAACTGA